GAGATGAGTACAACTGAGCTGCAGGGCAAGAGTTGTTATGATTGCAGTTACAGAGATGGTTGCTTTGGTCTGCAGAGAATTGTTATTGCagttagtttgagtgaatcacaAAAGCTACAGATATGAACTGATGGCATTATGGGTTAGTATTGGCTCGAGTTTGGAGGATGTTTAGGAGTTGTTTTGATGCTCTAAGGTGTGAGCTGTGGTGTTGGGATTTGGCAACTTAGCCAAGAATTAGCTTCAGCTAACCGTGGTCCTGATGGTGGTAATGGGCAGGAATAGGATGTCAGTTCTACAAGACTGACAAGCTTGGAAAGTTATGGGCTTGTTGGAccacttggactttgggctttgaagacctagttttggaaacaagaagagctacaaaaaggaaagttttctacttcTTTGGTTTATGACGTATTTTATTACTTGGAGCtttttggagagcggcgactagggtttgctttcctttgtttttcatcttcttgattttattattgattatgattatgatgaactcaacacatattattggttatgggataaagttgatttcacaacatgatattgtttcaatgaattagttttgtctcaactttattgtttatcattcatggtttatattgttatatgatttgattgtttgtttggttgagtccggaatcaatccgatttgcattcatttctaaagaaatattagggttttcaatactaaaaagttgtttatccctgattctaagtagcataaatGTGGGTTCTgcttatagtgatatatcctactagtcacaagtgaatcataaccttggttaaatcgaattagtccttttacacgtttgtttgtgaatgatactatcccatgaccaatatcttcctcttattgattattttcatattttattgctttcgatttatttttattgcattggtaaacaaaatccccccttggttacttaagaatctgaaaattgcataacacCAATTGCCTCTTTGTGGAAAGGAATTCTTTCTTATCaaatacttcatttattttagttaagtaagaaagtgaaattatttttgacgcatatgacagcaatcaaattttggcgccgctgccggggaggcatacggcttgttattaagtttttagtttctttttataatttcttcttttatctttgctttttgtgttcttgtcttgtttctcaatTGTTtacgagaattgttttcaggtacctaatccctggtttctaaagattggaactatccaaggtgcagGATAGCTagtcgaagaggcacaatactccaaccaagtcaagacacaacggaagaacaacagtcagaagtggaagaagagttacaactagaagaagaacaagaggttccatttgtataagaaccactagttgaagaagaagaagaatcaatgggtgatgcaaatcgtacactcaatgacttggcttctcataggcttgatgcacaacaatggtgtatccaaacaaactcaacctttgagatcaagccggggttgcttataGAGTTatcaaagttccatggcatggtgaatgaagacccaaacaagcatcttatggacttccatacCATTGTCATGGTCATGCTTCCAGCAGAGACTGATgtcgatggtgcaatgttgaaagcttttccatttGCTATGGTGGACaacgctaaggattggttgtactgtttgccatccggaagtgtcactacatggaacgggttgatttttttttttttttcaaaaatttaattttattgatcaaatgaatAAGCTGTTACAACAGATCAATAAGGAAAATTGAGGACCACATGTCCAGACTAAAAGAAACAAAACAGATACAAAAAATTATATTCATCTCTACCTTTAACCCTTCACACAAATTTGTAGTATGTAAGGCCTGGAAATTCCATTCTCTGCATATTTGAAGGTCTTTCATTGAACTTCAGAACTTGTCCTTTGGCCAGTAATAATCCTTTCTTTGCAAAGAAATCAGCTGAAAAGTTGATCTCTCTATACACATGATTAAAATGAATAGATGATATCTTACTGCAGACATGTATCCAACGATTCCATATAAACCAAGGGAGTTTATTCTTACTAAAAGCATAGACAGCTTCTTTAGAGTCAGAATTGATAATCACTTTATTTTTCAACTCCTTCACTGCCCATTCCAATGCATTTATAGTTCCAATTATCTCAGCTACAAAGTTAGTAGAATTGCCAAGACCACCACTTTCAGCTGTTAAAAAATTACATGCACTATCTCTTGCAATGAATCCATAACCAGCATTGTCTGGATTCCTTCTGGATGCACCATCACAGCATATGAATGTACTATCATCAGCAGGCAGACATAAATTGCATTCAATAGTTCTGAAATTCTTCACTTTTCTGCAACCCAGATTGaaatgttttaatatttttaagtcaTATGCAGAATTGGACATATCTCCCTTGAGTCTAACTTCACAGTCCTGTATTATTTTGGAGATCCTCTTTTGAGCTGCTGAACTGTTAGGAGTAACATTATCAAAGTATACTCTATTCCTTGTAAACCAAATGTCCACCATTATGTTGAATGCAGCAATAAACCAAACTTCCTGTATCACAGTACTTTTTCTATTGCATGCATTTAATATATCCTCAAAAGATTTGGGGGTTTTAAAGGCAAAGATACCTCCAACCCATTTCCACAATATTTGACCATAATCACAATTCCATAAAATGTGTTCCATATTATCTTGATCTTTTCTGCAAAGATAGCATCTTGAAGCCAGATTCATTCCTCTATTTTTCACCTTCTCATCAGTAGTACAAACATCTCTAGTTATTTTCCAGATGTTACCTGCAGTGGATGGATGAATACAAGATTTCCATATTTTCTTATACCATCTAAGCTTGGGTTGTTTTTTCCTGATTACATTAACTGCACTTTGAACTGAAAATTTACCATTTTGAGTAGCTGTCCACACCATCTTATCCTCCTCTAAGGAAAGTAGAGGCAATTCttcaatagaatttttttttcaacattTCCTCTGGTACAACCCATTGCTTATTCTGAATTAATTCTTCCACTTTCATATGATTGTTCTGAAGTATATAATCATTTGCAGGGAAGAGTGAAATTATACTTTTTTCAAGGATCCATGCATCATTTCAGATGGAGATTTGTTTCCCATTGCCCACAAGCCATCTGATGTTTTCAGAGAAATCATTCAACACCCACTTGATTCCAGGCCACACAAAAAACTTTTTATAATAATAAATCCACATTCCATTAAGGTCTTGGTATTTAGCTAGAAAGAAAAGTACCCAGTCTTCTTAAGAGTTAAGAATTCTCCAAAGTAGTTTCATGAGTAAAGCCTTATTAATATCTTCCATCCTTCTAATTCCCAAACCTCCTTCTTCTTGTGGTACACAAACTTTCTCCCAATTAAGAGTAATATATTTCCTGTCCTCAGCGTTACCACTCCACAAAAAAATTCCTTATGATTTTTTCACAAGCAAGAATTACCTTTTTTGGCCACTTATATATGGACATGTTATACATGGGAATGCTGGAGAGTACAAACTTAATCAAGGTTATTATAGCTTGGAAATTTAGAAATTTACCTAACCAAGTTGCCAATCTTTTTTGAAGCAATTCCACAAATGACCATAAATGTATTGCTTTGATCTTACCAGGTACTAGCATCACTCCTAAGTAATTATATGGAAAATTGGAGAGAGACATATTCATAGTATCTGTTATCTGCAACTTCCTTGAGTTAGTAGTCCCATCTACAAAACATTTACTCTTTGTTGCATTGACCACTTGTCCAGAAGCTGATTAATACTCCATAAGTAGTATTTTGAGATTTTGAATAGATTTTTTGCCTCTATTAAAAAAATGaatatgtcatcagcaaagaataggTGTGAGGGATAAATACCTCTCCTTATTACCATTGGTGCAATTTTTCCTGCTTGAATATATTGAATAATCTTCCTGCTCAGTGCATCAGCTGCTAGAACATATAAAATGGGAGAAAGGGGATCACCCTGTTTAACTCCTCTACCCACTCCAAAATAACCAATTGGACCACCATTTAGTAAATGGAAATTTTTGTAGTTTGTAGAAGTATTTGAATCCATTGACAGAATCTGATAGAAAAACCATATTTCTTAAGGACAACTATCAAGAATTCCCAACTTAGTGTATCATAAGCCTGAGAAATGTCTAATTTTAGACCTACATTACCTCCTCTTCTTTTAATACTCATCTCATTCACTAGTTCAGATGCCAATAAAATCTTTTCATGAATAATTCTGCCTTTAACAAAAGCACATTGTTGAGAAGATACTAGTTTATGAAGAAAAGTGCTTATTATTATAGATATGATCTTAGTGATAATTTTGAAGCAAAAATTACTTAAGCCTATAGGTCTGAATTGACTTACTTTCTTAGCACCTTTTATTTTGGGTAGAAGAATGAGAAAATTTGAGTTGAGTCCAGCTGTAATTACTTGATTGAACCAACAAAATTGAATGGCAGCTACCAGCTCTTCACAGATAATGTCCCAAGTAGCTCTGTAAAAGGCACCAGAAAAACCATCAGGTCCAGGTGAACCATCTGGATTTAGATTGAAGAAAACATCCTTAATATCTTCCTTTGTAGGTACTTTTTCCAATAAACAATTATCATCACTagatactaactcaggaactgcATCAATAATAGAGTCAGTAATATGAACTGATTGGTATCCAAATTTAGTTTTGAAGTATTTTATAAGCAAGTATGCTATTTGTTCTTGATCTGAATTAATACCACCTGCATCATCAGCTAATTCAGCAACTTCATTTTTTGTTTGCCTCAATTTGATAGAAGTACGAAAAACAGCTGTATTTGCATCACCAT
This DNA window, taken from Papaver somniferum cultivar HN1 chromosome 3, ASM357369v1, whole genome shotgun sequence, encodes the following:
- the LOC113360119 gene encoding uncharacterized protein LOC113360119; the encoded protein is MVWTATQNGKFSVQSAVNVIRKKQPKLRWYKKIWKSCIHPSTAGNIWKITRDVCTTDEKVKNRGMNLASRCYLCRKDQDNMEHILWNCDYGQILWKWVGGIFAFKTPKSFEDILNACNRKSTVIQEVWFIAAFNIMVDIWFTRNRVYFDNVTPNSSAAQKRISKIIQDCEVRLKGDMSNSAYDLKILKHFNLGCRKVKNFRTIECNLCLPADDSTFICCDGASRRNPDNAGYGFIARDSACNFLTAESGGLGNSTNFVAEIIGTINALEWAVKELKNKVIINSDSKEAVYAFSKNKLPWFIWNRWIHVCSKISSIHFNHVYREINFSADFFAKKGLLLAKGQVLKFNERPSNMQRMEFPGLTYYKFV
- the LOC113360120 gene encoding uncharacterized protein LOC113360120, with translation MELGDFGDVQVKLKQAEEKLHEANVLSNEDPSDINLLNNYITARGVRDIAAQNFHTFLSQKARINWIKYGDANTAVFRTSIKLRQTKNEVAELADDAGGINSDQEQIAYLLIKYFKTKFGYQSVHITDSIIDAVPELVSSDDNCLLEKVPTKEDIKDVFFNLNPDGSPGPDGFSGAFYRATWDIICEELVAAIQFCWFNQVITAGLNSNFLILLPKIKGAKKILSMDSNTSTNYKNFHLLNGGPIGYFGVGRGVKQGDPLSPILYVLAADALSRKIIQYIQAGKIAPMRQKIYSKSQNTTYGVLISFWTSGQCNKE